gcctggcttcctgcttcaacgtGGCctttgggtcagattcaaatgagacattcctgaggacaagtggcacaaagcaaaatattttttgttttaggagaatgtaacagagaaaagtaagcaagaaagcaagccatGAACAACACATCCCCCAAAATACCTtggggaatgaggagcagatgcacatgggaaagttattggtgctgacattgtacctactgaaccagtttcttcagtgcatctttgagttccttgttcctcatgctgtagatgagggggttcactgctggaggcaccactgagtacagaacagccagcaccagatccagagttggggaggagagggaggagggcttcaggcaggcaaatattacagtgctgagaaacagggagaccacggccaggtgtgggaggcacatggaaaaggctttgtgtcgtccctgctcagaggggatcctcagcacagcagtgaagatctgcacgtaggacagcacaatgaaaatgaaacacccaaagcctaaacaggcagtaactgcaataagcccaacttccctgaggtagcagtctgagcaggagaccttgaggatctggggaatctcacagaagaactggtccactgtgttgcctctgcagagtggtattgaaaatgtgttcccagtgtgcatgaaagcactgagaaaaccactggcccaggcagctactgctattttgacacaagctctgctgtccatgagggtcccgtagttcaggggcttgcagatggcaatgtaccggtcgtaggccatgacagtgagaatagaatactcagccaaaatgaaaacgACAATGAAAAAGAGCTGCACAACACATCCCAAGTAGCAAATGGActtggtatcccacagagaattggacatggatttggggacaatgacagagatggtgccaaagtcgaggagggagagattgaggaggaagaagtacatgggggtgtggaggcggtggtcgcaggctatggctgtgatgatgaggccgttgcccaggagggcagccaggtagatgcccaggaagagcaagaagtgcaagagctgcagctcccgtgtgtctgtgaatgccaggagaaggaattTGCTGAGGGAGCTACTGTTCGGCATTTCATTCCCCCTGGAAACAGGGGGATTctctaaggaagaagagacattgacaagttagaagagagttctctgagcaaaactttctcataacctccctcaaacacacacacgttacttctccccgtTTCAGGAACGGTGTTATTGAGCTCCGTCGCTTGAActccggtttgtgctggctgggtatgccgtgaggagcaggggcctctgcccatgggctccagagcagtcagccctgactgaacagcactgcagacatgggaacaggggtgacttaactgttatattcccaggtccagccagatttcatccacacataatgttgaaggcattttcggcatcttcattcccacttctaaataatgtgggtgcattaacagttttaaggcttctttggtttcctttagctgaccctgtcacacctgaggaggattcctggaggtagaaatcctcagcattgctgctgcactcagagcgagcagctgtggttcaggagaggcaaaaggattcactctggcttgagtacagagggagcagagctggcctgtccatctgccttcctcccaggtgccctgtgctcccgcctcggaggtggaggacagttgcactcgtgttaccccaaaaagaaacgacaccgcggagagcagaggaatgcacttgcaaagtgcccatcagcactctttctgaggggacgtgaggcaggtctcagccctccccttctagccagcaacacatcgggctccttccaggtacccacatccagcctcccagcagcacatcccagcgtggcctcagtatctaggtgtcttctgcctggggcacccagataacacgcagctgcaa
The DNA window shown above is from Apteryx mantelli isolate bAptMan1 chromosome 11, bAptMan1.hap1, whole genome shotgun sequence and carries:
- the LOC136993136 gene encoding olfactory receptor 14J1-like, with the protein product MPNSSSLSKFLLLAFTDTRELQLLHFLLFLGIYLAALLGNGLIITAIACDHRLHTPMYFFLLNLSLLDFGTISVIVPKSMSNSLWDTKSICYLGCVVQLFFIVVFILAEYSILTVMAYDRYIAICKPLNYGTLMDSRACVKIAVAAWASGFLSAFMHTGNTFSIPLCRGNTVDQFFCEIPQILKVSCSDCYLREVGLIAVTACLGFGCFIFIVLSYVQIFTAVLRIPSEQGRHKAFSMCLPHLAVVSLFLSTVIFACLKPSSLSSPTLDLVLAVLYSVVPPAVNPLIYSMRNKELKDALKKLVRETLV